ACAGTAGAACGTCTTCATCAAATGGGGATTTTTACTGGCGCTGATCTACTTGAAGTTCCTGAGGTGACCCTAATAGACCGCTTTGGCAGACTGGGCTATGACCTTTATCGAAAGGCTCGTGGCATTCACAATTCCCCCGTCAAATCCAATCGTATCCGTAAATCAATCGGGAAGGAGAAAACCTATGGGAAGATTCTCCGTGCTGAGGAAGACATCAAAAAAGAGCTGACTCTCCTATCAGAAAGAGTCGCTCTCAATCTCAGTCAACAAGAAAAAGCTGGAAAAATTGTCATTCTGAAAATCCGCTACGAAGACTTTTCAACTCTGACTAAACGAAAAAGTCTGGATCAAAAAACGCAGGATGCTAGTCAGATCAGCCAAATAGCCCTGCAACTCTATGAAGAGTTGGACGAGAAAGAAAAAGGCGTCCGCCTGCTGGGGATTACCCTGACTGGATTTTAAAACCTTGAAGAGTCTGAACCCTTCAAGGTTTTTCTTATACAAATAAACGCACAAAACTATAGAGCAACAAGACACTACCGAGTACGATACGGTATTTACCAAAAAGGGTAAAGTCGTGTTTTTTTACATAGCTTGTCAAGAAGCGAATAGCCACCATGCTAACTGCAAAAGCTACTCCCATAGCGACCAAGAGCAAAAACAATTGCCCAAAACTCAAGAGCTGTCCTGCTTTTATAAATTTAAAAATCTTTAAGGCACTGGCTCCAAACATAACAGGAATTCCAAGATAGAAGGTAAATTCTGTCACAACAGAACGACTAGTTCCATTCAACAAACCACCGACAATCGTTGCTCCAGAACGGCTTGTCCCTGGTAAAAGGGCAAGAACTTGGAAGAGTCCGATATAGAAAGCTGTCGTATAAGGAAGCTTGTCCAACTCTGTCACACTTGGCTCTATAGCACGCGCTTTATTGCGCTTTTCCAAATAGATAAAGGCAATCCCATAGATAATCAACATGAGAGCAACTGAAACCATATTATGGAAGTGAGTATCAAACCAATCATCAAATTTAAAGACGGCAAGTAAAGGCAAAGTGGCAACCAAGACCTTCAACCACAGTCTCCAAGTCTTACGAACTTCCTGCTTGTCTTTACCCGGTTTAAAGGGATTGAGCTTATTAAAGTAAATCACCATAACCGCCAAAATCGCACCAAGCTGAATCACGACATTAAACATGGACATAAAGACTTCATTTTGATTTTGGTATTGGATAAATTCCTCTGCTAAAATCAAGTGACCTGTACTTGAAATCGGCAACCATTCCGTAATTCCTTCAACAATCCCGAAGAAGATAGATTTTAAAATTTCAATAAGATACATAGATTACTCCTTTTTCTATCTTCCATTATAGCATACTTTTTCAGTATATGGCAGTTCTCTTTAAAAGGCACCGATACTGCCACCGCCTCCTCCTCCAGAGAAGCCACCGCCAGAACTTCCACTTCCAGAAGATACGGAATAGGTACTTGCTGTGTTTGCGACGCTGGCATAATGGCTCATTTGCGCACTTGAATGATAAAACATACTATGCCAACCATAAGCTACATAGAGGTTGATATCTGGATTTTCCACTTGGATATGATGAACCTTCATCAAATGACTGACCTTGTCTGCATAGCCAAATAAAGTCGCATAAACCAAGAGGCGATTCCAGACCACAATACTTTCCAATTCAGCCTGATCCAATCGTGCAATCTCACGCAACATATTTTCAAAACTGGTCCAGAGATAGTATACTTCTGCTCCTGCTTCATTTAGGACACCATCACGATTATCTAATCGAAGCTTCCAATAATAGAAAACAGCCAAAACCAAACCTAGAAAACCAAGTATTGGCAAGAGGAGGTAAAGATAGCCATAAACATCCAAACTGTACAAGAACAAACCAAATCCGATAAATAGGGGCAAGATAGTCAAGACCCCCATACCCACTTGCAAGGCCTTTTCCCCACCAGTTAAAGGACGGTAGTAATCCGGAAGCCCCCAGAAGGTAACTCTATTTCTCACTCCTTCTTGCATCTCTTTCAATACTTCTTCAAAAGAAGATTTGAGCTGACGCCCCTTTGCTTGAATCCGTTTTTCATCAGAAACTTTTGCTCTACGATAAAGACTATCAGATACCTTGTAATCCGCAAACAAATTGGAAAGAGTTTCTTCTTTTTTGCCTGAAAAAGCCAGATTTAGACAGTCTTTCTCAAAACTTGACAAACCATCTTCTTTTACTAGCTTCAAACCAACTGCATCTCCTTCTGAAATGATAGAAACATTCCCACGGTCTATCACATCTAGCAAGGTAGCTTGAATAAGTTGGTCAAAGGTAAATTTACCTGCTCCTTTTGTTAGAGGACTCACTTCTTCCAAGGAGGTCGAGTAGACTGCTTCTGATAAAACCATAGGCTCTAATTCCATTGGTGGTTCATAGATACGATGATTTTTGGCATATTTGACGGAAGGAGTGGTCTTTCTTCTATAGATGAAATAGAAGCAAATACTCAATAACAAGGAGATAGAAAGTATCGAAGGGAAGACCCAAGTAACGAGTTGTTTACTTTGCTCTTTTTCTTTAAAAATCGAGTCTTCTATCTTATTAAACTCTTCTAAACGATTTCCTTTCAATCCCTGATCCCTAGCGCTAGCAAAATCAGTTCGAGGCCAGTAGGCATGCAATTCAACTCCCCGCTTAGGCGGAAGATTGTCTAAACGGATAGTATAATCAAGGTTACTCTTTTCAACCGTTCCCTCTCTAAAAAGTTTCCCTGTATGGAAAAAGAGTTTTTCAGCCCCCTTGTCTCCCCTTACATGAAATTCAAACTTTCCAATAGCTCCTGAACTATCTGTCAGAGGTTGCCAATTTAATTCAGCGATGTCATCATAAAGGAAAAGTAAATTCTTTAAGTTCCAAACGAGGTCAACTTCAACTGTGTCGCCTTCTTGACCTGAATTGTAGACTTTCACAGTATAACCATTCGCCTCTTCTGTCACTTCGCTAGTAACGTCTGTCAGTTCAGCACCGTTTTTCGAGGCCTGAACCTTTGGTTGAGGATCTATCTCAAATCCGCTAGGCATCTTGCCAGCACGTCCAAGTCCCACGATTTGCCCCTTAAAGTCCTCCTCAAACTGGTAAACTATCTTCTGTCTAAATTCTGCCGTATTGTCTGCATGAATATACAAATCTCCTTGATAAGAGTTTATCTTAAAATCAATGGCAAAAACCGAGAGTGGAAACATACAAAACAAACAAAATAACAGCAAGAAAAAAGTTTTTTTCATCAACTAAGTCCCCTTTTTTATCTTTGCTATCATTATATCATTTTTTCATAAGTAAGGGCTTACCTATGTTGAAAAATAGAGTTTTTTTCGATAAAATAGGAGGCAGTTATTTTTTAATAGATTAGAAATAGGAGAAATCATGAGAAAAATATACTTATCTATTTTCACAAGTCTCTTGCTGATGCTGGGACTTGTCAATGTTGCTCAAGCTGATGAATATTTACGCATCGGGATGGAAGCAGCATATGCTCCCTTTAACTGGACCCAGGATGATGATAGCAACGGAGCTGTCAAAATCGATGGAACCAACCAGTATGCCAATGGATACGATGTCCAAATTGCCAAGAAAATCGCTAAGGACTTAGGTAAAGAACCTTTGGTTGTTAAAACCAAGTGGGAAGGTTTAGTTCCTGCCCTTACTTCTGGTAAGATTGACATGATTATCGCAGGTATGAGTCCAACCGCTGAACGCAAACAAGAAATCGCCTTTTCAAGCAGCTACTACACTAGCGAGCCTGTCCTACTTGTCAAAAAAGATTCTGCCTATGCAAATGCCAAATCTTTGGATGACTTTAATGGAGCGAAAATCACTTCTCAACAAGGTGTTTACCTTTATGACTTGATTTCCCAAATCTCAGGCGCTAAAAAAGAAACTGCCATGGGAGACTTCGCTCAAATGCGCCAAGCACTTGAGGCTGGTGTCATTGATGCCTATGTTTCTGAACGTCCAGAAGCTCTGACTGCCGAAGCTGCTAACTCTAAGTTCAAGATGGTTCAAGTAGAACCAGGTTTCAAAACGGGGGAAGAAGATACAGCTATTGCCATTGGACTTCGTAAAGATGACACTCGTATTAGCCAAATCAATGCCAGCATTGAAACCATTTCAAAAGATGAGCAAGTTGCCCTAATGGATCGTATGATCAAGGAGCAACCTGCCGAAGCAACAACAACTGAAGAGACTAGCAGTAGTTTCTTTAACCAAGTCGCTAAAATTCTTTCTGAAAACTGGCAACAACTCTTGCGTGGTGCGGGTATCACTCTTTTAATCTCTATCGTCGGAACCATCATAGGTCTCATTATCGGTCTTGCTATTGGTGTTTTCCGTACTGCTCCTCTCTCTGAAAACAAAGCTATTTACAGCCTACAAAAACTAGTCGGATGGGGTCTCAATGTCTATATCGAAATTTTCCGTGGAACGCCAATGATCGTTCAATCGATGGTTATCTACTACGGAACTGCTCAAGCTTTCGGTATCAACCTTGACCGCACACTGGCTGCTATCTTCATCGTTTCGATCAACACCGGTGCCTACATGACTGAAATCGTCCGTGGTGGTATCCTAGCAGTTGATAAGGGACAATTTGAAGCAGCGACTGCTCTTGGTATGACCCATAACCAAACCATGCGTAAGATTGTCCTACCTCAAGTAGTCCGTAACATCCTACCAGCAACTGGTAATGAATTTGTCATCAATATCAAAGATACATCTGTATTGAACGTTATCTCTGTTGTTGAACTTTATTTCTCAGGAAATACCGTGGCAACGCAAACCTATCAATACTTCCAAACATTTACAATCATCGCCGTGATTTACTTTGTCCTCACCTTCACCGTAACACGTATCCTACGCTTTATCGAACGCCGAATGGATATGGATACCTATACTACAGGTGCTAACCAAATGCAAACGGAGGATTTGAAATAATGACACAAGCAATCCTTGAAATTAAACACCTCAAAAAATCCTATGGACAAAACGAAGTGCTAAAAGACATTTCACTCACTGTCCACAAGGGAGAGGTAATCTCTATCATCGGAAGCTCTGGAAGCGGAAAATCAACCTTCCTACGCTCCATTAACCTCCTTGAAACGCCAACTGATGGACAAATCCTTTATCATGGACAAAACGTCCTTGAAAAAGGCTATGACCTCACGCAATACCGTGAAAAGTTGGGGATGGTGTTCCAATCCTTTAACCTCTTTGAAAATCTCAACGTTCTTGAAAACACAATTGTCGCTCAGACAACTGTCCTTAAACGCGAACGTACAGAAGCTGAAAAGATTGCCAAAGAAAACCTGGAAAAGGTCGGCATGGGAGAACGCTACTGGCAAGCCAAACCAAAACAACTCTCAGGTGGTCAAAAACAACGTGTGGCCATCGCTCGTGCCCTCTCCATGAATCCGGATGCTATTCTCTTTGATGAACCAACATCAGCTCTTGATCCAGAAATGGTTGGAGAAGTCCTCAAAATCATGCAGGACCTGGCTCAAGAAGGCTTGACTATGATTGTCGTAACCCACGAAATGGAATTCGCCCGTGATGTCTCTCACCGTGTTATCTTTATGGATAAGGGTGTGATTGCTGAAGAAGGCAAACCAGAAGACCTCTTCACCAATCCTAAAGAAGACCGTACAAAAGAATTCCTTCAACGCTATCTCAAATAAAAAGAAAAGGCTGCATCAACCGTGCAGTCTTTTTACTAGCCAAAAAATGAAAAGGCAGACCCTATTCAAGAATCCACCATTATCCAAAGATTAATCTTCAAATTTTTCATGATTTTTATCATAGAAATCAATTAAACCTAGAGCCATTTCAAACGAAATATTTTTAACTTTTGCACGCCCCTGAGCTAGAGCAATGATAGACATTTCACGCGCATTCGTTTCTTTAGAGATACGGTAGCCTGTGATTTTCTTATCACGAACCCAGCCAACAACTGATTCTACTTTTTCAAAGTTTGACTTAGCCATGTCTTTCTCCTATTTTCTTATTTACGATATCTAATTGTATACGCTTTTATGCTTTTTGTCAATAAAAAAACATATATTCAATAAAATAAACGCCCTTATTTTTACTTACTATCTTATTAAAGCTGATAATATGTAGGTTTTTCATTGTCGAAAACAATTTTTATAGTTCTTTAAAATAACTGTATTATTAAATCTTATTTATGTAATAATATTCGTAT
The Streptococcus toyakuensis genome window above contains:
- a CDS encoding DUF2207 domain-containing protein, which translates into the protein MKKTFFLLLFCLFCMFPLSVFAIDFKINSYQGDLYIHADNTAEFRQKIVYQFEEDFKGQIVGLGRAGKMPSGFEIDPQPKVQASKNGAELTDVTSEVTEEANGYTVKVYNSGQEGDTVEVDLVWNLKNLLFLYDDIAELNWQPLTDSSGAIGKFEFHVRGDKGAEKLFFHTGKLFREGTVEKSNLDYTIRLDNLPPKRGVELHAYWPRTDFASARDQGLKGNRLEEFNKIEDSIFKEKEQSKQLVTWVFPSILSISLLLSICFYFIYRRKTTPSVKYAKNHRIYEPPMELEPMVLSEAVYSTSLEEVSPLTKGAGKFTFDQLIQATLLDVIDRGNVSIISEGDAVGLKLVKEDGLSSFEKDCLNLAFSGKKEETLSNLFADYKVSDSLYRRAKVSDEKRIQAKGRQLKSSFEEVLKEMQEGVRNRVTFWGLPDYYRPLTGGEKALQVGMGVLTILPLFIGFGLFLYSLDVYGYLYLLLPILGFLGLVLAVFYYWKLRLDNRDGVLNEAGAEVYYLWTSFENMLREIARLDQAELESIVVWNRLLVYATLFGYADKVSHLMKVHHIQVENPDINLYVAYGWHSMFYHSSAQMSHYASVANTASTYSVSSGSGSSGGGFSGGGGGGSIGAF
- a CDS encoding amino acid ABC transporter ATP-binding protein; amino-acid sequence: MTQAILEIKHLKKSYGQNEVLKDISLTVHKGEVISIIGSSGSGKSTFLRSINLLETPTDGQILYHGQNVLEKGYDLTQYREKLGMVFQSFNLFENLNVLENTIVAQTTVLKRERTEAEKIAKENLEKVGMGERYWQAKPKQLSGGQKQRVAIARALSMNPDAILFDEPTSALDPEMVGEVLKIMQDLAQEGLTMIVVTHEMEFARDVSHRVIFMDKGVIAEEGKPEDLFTNPKEDRTKEFLQRYLK
- a CDS encoding undecaprenyl-diphosphate phosphatase — its product is MYLIEILKSIFFGIVEGITEWLPISSTGHLILAEEFIQYQNQNEVFMSMFNVVIQLGAILAVMVIYFNKLNPFKPGKDKQEVRKTWRLWLKVLVATLPLLAVFKFDDWFDTHFHNMVSVALMLIIYGIAFIYLEKRNKARAIEPSVTELDKLPYTTAFYIGLFQVLALLPGTSRSGATIVGGLLNGTSRSVVTEFTFYLGIPVMFGASALKIFKFIKAGQLLSFGQLFLLLVAMGVAFAVSMVAIRFLTSYVKKHDFTLFGKYRIVLGSVLLLYSFVRLFV
- a CDS encoding ABC transporter substrate-binding protein/permease → MRKIYLSIFTSLLLMLGLVNVAQADEYLRIGMEAAYAPFNWTQDDDSNGAVKIDGTNQYANGYDVQIAKKIAKDLGKEPLVVKTKWEGLVPALTSGKIDMIIAGMSPTAERKQEIAFSSSYYTSEPVLLVKKDSAYANAKSLDDFNGAKITSQQGVYLYDLISQISGAKKETAMGDFAQMRQALEAGVIDAYVSERPEALTAEAANSKFKMVQVEPGFKTGEEDTAIAIGLRKDDTRISQINASIETISKDEQVALMDRMIKEQPAEATTTEETSSSFFNQVAKILSENWQQLLRGAGITLLISIVGTIIGLIIGLAIGVFRTAPLSENKAIYSLQKLVGWGLNVYIEIFRGTPMIVQSMVIYYGTAQAFGINLDRTLAAIFIVSINTGAYMTEIVRGGILAVDKGQFEAATALGMTHNQTMRKIVLPQVVRNILPATGNEFVINIKDTSVLNVISVVELYFSGNTVATQTYQYFQTFTIIAVIYFVLTFTVTRILRFIERRMDMDTYTTGANQMQTEDLK